One genomic window of Caldivirga maquilingensis IC-167 includes the following:
- a CDS encoding MFS transporter, whose translation MDKVQFIVLLLLTLSSFMVALDSTIVILALPVMLTALHTDLSTLIWVILIYILSVTIFSTQLGKLGDIKGRAMMFNLGIILFGIGSALCGLSTNAVELIGFRAVQAFGGSLMSSNTMAIASDYFPTSSRGFVFGTTSMGWNLGAVAGILAGGVITTFIGWRWIFYINVPVAIIGFIMGLIYLKDRGIRTRQGFDIPGSITLGLSLGLYSMAGITYSGIGYTEEVGLMLATATVLLVLFLYIEMRAKYPLIGLSLFKIRMFTLSSLSYFFQYMANNAILFLIIMYLQGVRGLNPFEASLWLIPGYLIGSLSATLSGRLADRFDARIIASTGLTLQAVAYILYDTLLTLNTPLYLIVVITTVSGTGAAMFFAANGKMVMHEVPSNLYGVASGTNRTIGNIGILLSFIVAIVVSSAAVPRSIAFQIFVGASALTPSLMEPFINSLHMAFKVSLALIIIAIATSWSRTRVPMTQRREIINK comes from the coding sequence ATGGATAAGGTTCAATTCATTGTACTGCTATTATTGACTCTTTCATCGTTTATGGTTGCTTTAGATAGCACCATAGTGATTCTTGCGCTTCCAGTAATGCTCACTGCCCTTCATACCGACTTATCCACATTAATATGGGTGATTTTAATATACATATTATCTGTAACAATATTCTCAACACAGTTAGGTAAGTTAGGTGACATAAAGGGTAGGGCAATGATGTTTAACCTAGGCATAATCCTATTCGGTATCGGTAGTGCATTATGTGGCTTATCAACTAATGCAGTGGAGTTAATTGGGTTTAGGGCTGTTCAAGCCTTTGGTGGTTCACTAATGTCCAGTAACACAATGGCCATAGCCAGTGACTACTTCCCAACCAGCAGTAGGGGTTTTGTATTCGGCACAACCAGCATGGGCTGGAACCTAGGGGCTGTGGCAGGCATATTGGCTGGTGGTGTTATAACAACATTCATAGGTTGGAGATGGATATTCTATATTAATGTACCAGTAGCCATCATAGGCTTCATAATGGGTTTAATATACCTTAAGGATAGGGGGATTAGAACACGGCAGGGCTTTGATATCCCTGGTTCAATCACATTAGGGTTATCCCTTGGCCTCTACTCAATGGCTGGGATAACGTATTCAGGGATTGGTTATACTGAGGAGGTTGGTTTAATGTTAGCGACTGCTACAGTACTGCTTGTATTATTCCTGTACATTGAAATGAGGGCTAAGTACCCTTTAATTGGGTTAAGCTTGTTTAAAATAAGGATGTTCACTTTATCCAGCTTATCATACTTCTTCCAATACATGGCTAATAACGCAATACTCTTCCTAATAATAATGTACCTGCAGGGGGTTAGGGGTCTTAATCCCTTTGAGGCATCACTATGGTTAATACCAGGTTACTTAATAGGTTCATTATCAGCAACCCTTAGCGGTAGATTAGCCGACAGGTTTGATGCAAGGATTATAGCCTCAACCGGCTTAACCCTCCAGGCAGTAGCCTACATACTCTACGATACCTTACTAACACTGAATACTCCACTTTACTTAATAGTGGTTATAACCACAGTAAGTGGTACGGGTGCAGCTATGTTCTTTGCAGCAAACGGTAAAATGGTTATGCATGAGGTTCCAAGTAACCTATACGGGGTTGCCTCGGGAACTAATAGAACCATAGGCAACATAGGCATACTCCTAAGCTTCATAGTGGCTATAGTAGTGTCATCAGCTGCAGTACCAAGGAGTATAGCCTTCCAAATATTCGTTGGGGCATCAGCACTAACCCCAAGTCTCATGGAGCCATTCATTAATAGTCTCCACATGGCCTTTAAGGTATCCTTGGCGTTAATAATCATAGCCATAGCAACTTCATGGAGTAGAACAAGGGTACCAATGACTCAGCGGAGGGAGATAATTAATAAATAA
- a CDS encoding 60S ribosomal export protein NMD3, with translation MLRKICPVCGRETDVLIEGVCPDCYRLTHRIIDVPNEVNVLMCYSCGAYFINGRWSRGIRSLEKLVSSKIRVKGIVSDMSIRVFRDEAKIKVKGKASELMPNSYEEEYTVKLMFKRDLCPSCRAELMEKEEAIIQLRLIGGDLSEFKAKVMDIVRMTLAKGEDRGRVIKIEDVNGGFDIKITNQRLARSIALNVHRELPSFMQETSKVVGYRGDKRIEKRSISIHLIGLSKGEVININGADYLIKSLHKDHVDLVKLSDGSLVGIKYSKLTQAKLSQVKDYSISCSDGKVIISINGLQYTLNNVNLICPQ, from the coding sequence ATGCTGAGGAAAATATGCCCGGTCTGCGGTAGGGAGACTGATGTACTCATTGAGGGTGTTTGCCCAGACTGCTATAGGTTAACCCACAGGATAATTGACGTGCCTAATGAGGTTAATGTCCTCATGTGCTACAGTTGCGGCGCATACTTCATTAATGGTAGATGGAGTAGGGGTATTAGGAGTCTTGAGAAGCTAGTATCATCGAAAATAAGGGTTAAGGGCATTGTTAGCGATATGAGTATTAGGGTTTTCAGAGATGAGGCTAAGATTAAGGTTAAGGGTAAGGCAAGTGAATTAATGCCCAATAGTTATGAGGAGGAGTACACTGTTAAGTTAATGTTTAAGAGGGATTTATGCCCATCCTGTAGGGCTGAATTAATGGAGAAGGAGGAGGCTATTATTCAACTAAGGCTTATTGGTGGTGATTTAAGTGAATTCAAGGCTAAGGTAATGGATATAGTCAGAATGACGTTAGCTAAGGGTGAGGATAGGGGTAGGGTGATTAAGATTGAGGACGTTAACGGTGGTTTCGACATAAAGATCACTAACCAGAGGTTAGCGAGATCCATAGCATTAAACGTACATAGGGAGTTACCGAGCTTCATGCAGGAGACCAGTAAGGTAGTGGGCTATAGGGGTGATAAGAGGATTGAGAAGAGATCTATCTCAATTCACCTAATCGGGTTAAGTAAGGGGGAGGTGATTAATATTAATGGTGCTGACTACTTAATTAAGTCTCTTCATAAGGATCACGTGGATTTAGTGAAGTTAAGTGATGGCTCATTAGTGGGTATTAAGTACAGTAAGTTAACTCAAGCTAAATTAAGTCAAGTTAAGGATTACTCAATATCATGCAGTGACGGTAAAGTAATAATTAGTATTAACGGGCTACAATATACCTTAAATAACGTTAACTTGATATGTCCTCAATAA
- a CDS encoding SDR family oxidoreductase, whose product MSGRLSGKVAIVTGGARGIGAAVAYKLGLEGAKVVIADVHEEAGKWREGWLRSNGVDAFFIKTDVSIESDVKNMVNETVKRFGGVDILINNAGIGFSGKSIFEQTLDEWNRVISINLTGVWLCSKYAGQEMAKRGGGVIVNIASTRAFQSEPNTEPYSASKGGIVALTHSLAISLSKYKIRVVSVAPGWIDTSEWQYPPRKPSLNPLDHAQHPAGRVGNPMDVANLIAFLVSDEASWITGVNFTIDGGMTVKMIYMDPDVLGNSIGTMVQDPELGDLIIRVLMSGGAKLTELKRMIKTMLNS is encoded by the coding sequence ATGAGTGGTAGGTTAAGTGGTAAAGTAGCCATAGTAACGGGGGGAGCTAGGGGTATTGGGGCTGCTGTGGCTTATAAATTAGGGTTAGAGGGTGCTAAGGTAGTTATTGCTGATGTTCATGAGGAGGCAGGTAAATGGAGGGAAGGGTGGCTTAGGAGCAATGGTGTAGATGCCTTTTTCATTAAGACTGACGTATCTATTGAGAGTGACGTTAAAAACATGGTTAATGAAACCGTTAAGAGGTTCGGCGGTGTTGATATTTTAATTAATAATGCCGGAATAGGCTTCAGTGGTAAGTCAATATTCGAGCAGACTCTGGATGAGTGGAATAGGGTAATATCAATTAACCTAACCGGCGTATGGTTATGTTCAAAATACGCTGGACAAGAGATGGCTAAACGCGGCGGTGGAGTTATAGTTAATATTGCATCCACGAGGGCTTTTCAATCAGAACCCAACACTGAACCGTATTCAGCATCAAAGGGCGGCATAGTTGCGTTAACCCACTCCCTCGCCATTAGTCTCTCGAAGTATAAGATTAGGGTAGTATCAGTAGCGCCGGGTTGGATAGACACCTCGGAGTGGCAGTACCCGCCTAGGAAGCCGTCATTAAACCCCCTTGACCATGCCCAGCACCCAGCGGGCAGGGTTGGTAACCCAATGGATGTAGCTAACCTCATAGCCTTCCTAGTATCAGATGAAGCATCATGGATAACAGGCGTTAACTTCACTATTGATGGTGGAATGACCGTTAAGATGATTTACATGGATCCAGACGTATTAGGAAACTCAATAGGAACAATGGTTCAGGACCCTGAATTAGGCGACTTAATAATAAGGGTATTAATGAGCGGTGGAGCTAAGTTAACGGAATTAAAGAGAATGATTAAGACAATGCTTAATTCATAA
- a CDS encoding ABC transporter ATP-binding protein, with the protein MLDAINVKVKYKVRGSIVEALRGVSLRLDKPLLVTIMGPSGSGKTTLLKAIAGRVPYEGSIRVMGLEVKDNRREASRLVFYLPVGEVLIGDLTVNESIELASMSNHGYNVGDLLEWLGLSGLGNRRIIELSTGERRRVELAIALIKGQVIILIDEPTVGLDEDNARRVGELLKAASRQGRLIIAATHDPILLEYSDLVYGMRNGLLHKY; encoded by the coding sequence ATGCTTGATGCTATTAACGTTAAGGTTAAGTATAAGGTAAGGGGAAGCATAGTTGAGGCATTAAGAGGTGTGTCATTAAGACTCGATAAACCACTTCTAGTCACCATTATGGGCCCCAGTGGCAGTGGTAAGACGACGCTGCTTAAGGCTATTGCAGGTAGAGTCCCCTATGAAGGGTCAATTAGGGTAATGGGCCTTGAGGTTAAGGATAATAGGAGGGAGGCTAGTAGGCTAGTATTCTATCTACCGGTGGGTGAGGTACTTATCGGTGACTTAACGGTTAATGAATCCATTGAATTAGCCTCAATGAGTAACCATGGTTACAATGTAGGTGATTTACTTGAGTGGCTTGGTTTAAGTGGTTTAGGCAATAGGAGGATAATTGAATTAAGCACTGGCGAAAGGAGGAGGGTTGAGTTGGCTATTGCATTGATTAAGGGGCAGGTGATAATCCTAATTGATGAACCCACTGTGGGTTTAGACGAGGATAATGCACGTAGAGTTGGTGAATTACTTAAGGCCGCGTCAAGGCAAGGTAGGTTAATAATAGCTGCAACCCATGACCCAATACTCCTAGAGTACTCTGACTTAGTTTACGGAATGAGGAATGGATTACTGCATAAATACTAG
- a CDS encoding arcadin 1, protein MAGFKGYVVSKTLIMDPFGGKMFKIDIVEERENPGLVAASSGESSGLSRDMLEMMQNVFRSIPMLGQMIGGKVPIPRVTLMLTEEEMDELGGKMDVGEYVYVKIQGGKITIEKEQ, encoded by the coding sequence ATGGCTGGATTCAAAGGCTACGTGGTTAGTAAAACATTGATAATGGATCCCTTCGGTGGGAAGATGTTTAAGATTGATATTGTTGAGGAGAGGGAGAACCCTGGATTAGTTGCTGCCAGTTCAGGTGAATCATCAGGATTAAGTAGGGATATGTTGGAAATGATGCAGAATGTCTTTAGATCAATACCAATGTTGGGTCAAATGATTGGTGGAAAAGTACCGATACCCAGGGTGACGTTGATGTTAACTGAGGAGGAGATGGATGAGTTAGGTGGGAAGATGGATGTTGGCGAGTACGTTTACGTTAAGATACAGGGAGGGAAAATAACCATTGAGAAGGAGCAGTAA
- a CDS encoding prepilin peptidase gives MLIPRLLIYTASYVLVLSSLMVAGIEDYRSRLINDKYWIPAIAAVPLTIYLVVNDIIIESGYVINAMVGVILAASIYVGKFMGEADSIAVLLISIATPPPLMPNPVLLILNLPIISVLINSFIPTLALMLINVYTNVKNRRRCSDSSLIKLILLRCSSVESILKTPLAYSSPGSSLIRAGSDAESYVANLPKDSWIWMQYNYPYVFILAVSYVIYLVVGDIIANYALMHALVIPLIS, from the coding sequence ATGCTGATCCCCCGTTTACTCATCTACACTGCTTCATATGTGCTTGTTCTTTCATCATTAATGGTTGCCGGTATTGAGGATTATAGGAGTAGGTTAATTAATGATAAGTATTGGATACCGGCTATTGCGGCGGTGCCACTAACCATTTACCTAGTGGTTAATGACATAATTATTGAGAGCGGATACGTTATTAATGCTATGGTTGGTGTAATACTCGCTGCTTCAATATATGTGGGTAAATTCATGGGTGAGGCTGATTCAATAGCAGTACTACTCATATCAATCGCTACACCACCACCATTAATGCCTAATCCAGTACTCCTAATCCTTAACCTACCCATTATCTCAGTTTTAATAAACTCCTTTATTCCAACACTCGCCCTAATGCTGATTAACGTCTACACTAATGTTAAGAACCGCAGAAGATGCAGTGACTCAAGTTTAATTAAGCTGATACTACTAAGATGCTCCAGTGTTGAGTCAATACTCAAAACACCCCTGGCCTACTCAAGCCCAGGTAGTTCACTAATTAGGGCTGGTAGCGATGCTGAATCCTACGTGGCTAACTTGCCTAAGGATTCATGGATCTGGATGCAGTATAACTACCCCTACGTATTCATTCTGGCAGTATCCTACGTGATTTACCTAGTGGTTGGCGACATCATAGCCAATTACGCCCTAATGCATGCCTTAGTAATTCCCTTAATTAGCTAA
- a CDS encoding 30S ribosomal protein S3ae — protein sequence MMAQAQQAATQQRIPLGKWAFKKWLTVYAPAFLGGQAIVEIPVDEPSKAVGRNVETTLYDLTKDLSHINVKLRFRVNGVDDGRALTQFNGMELTRDYVRNLVRRGSSKVMVIKDVTTKDGGKLRMEVLAITTYRCTRTHKHLIRKSIMDRLDKVGQESDFDSLVRDSIMGKIQVDLFNVAKKIYPLRKVEIIKIKVLEYPRKPEAKPEMEAVKVTQEVAQQQ from the coding sequence ATGATGGCTCAAGCCCAGCAAGCGGCTACGCAGCAGAGGATACCATTAGGGAAGTGGGCGTTTAAGAAGTGGCTAACAGTCTATGCACCAGCTTTCCTAGGGGGTCAGGCTATAGTTGAAATTCCAGTTGATGAACCCTCCAAGGCGGTGGGTAGGAATGTTGAGACAACCCTATATGATTTAACTAAGGATTTATCACACATTAACGTTAAGTTGAGGTTCAGGGTTAATGGTGTTGATGATGGTAGGGCTTTAACCCAGTTTAATGGAATGGAGTTAACGAGGGATTACGTTAGGAATCTTGTTAGGAGGGGTTCAAGTAAGGTAATGGTTATTAAGGATGTAACCACTAAGGATGGTGGGAAATTAAGGATGGAGGTTTTAGCCATAACCACGTATAGATGCACTAGGACTCATAAGCATTTGATAAGGAAGTCAATAATGGATAGGTTAGATAAGGTGGGTCAGGAATCCGACTTCGATTCATTAGTTAGGGATTCAATAATGGGTAAGATACAGGTTGATTTATTTAATGTAGCCAAGAAGATATACCCGCTTAGGAAGGTTGAAATCATTAAGATTAAGGTTCTTGAATACCCAAGGAAGCCGGAGGCAAAGCCTGAAATGGAGGCTGTTAAAGTAACCCAGGAGGTTGCTCAACAGCAGTAG
- a CDS encoding 50S ribosomal protein L10 encodes MMASTSAGQQRYVRAKPYPEWKVKVLKELEELIKKHSVIMIFDLRELPASMLHQYRRVLRGHGVVKVFRNKLFLIALRRIYGDSVNAEIEKYLSGENGFIFTNENPFDLYRIIVDNSVRRYAKPGDVLQSDIIVPAGNTGINPGPVLSRFSKLKIPTQIRDGKIWVARDTQVAKPGDTVTPELADLLRLINVKPVYESLKVKAVLLNAKYIIKGEELAIDVKAYEDMFKQAASWAFNLAVNSALLIPETISVLIGRAVVEARNLAINANIPTAESIGFILAKAQSQANALAAVLANKAPELSK; translated from the coding sequence ATGATGGCTAGTACTTCAGCTGGGCAGCAGAGGTATGTTAGGGCTAAGCCGTATCCAGAGTGGAAGGTTAAGGTTCTTAAGGAGCTTGAGGAATTAATCAAGAAGCATAGTGTAATAATGATATTTGACTTAAGGGAGTTACCTGCATCAATGCTTCACCAGTATAGGAGGGTTTTAAGGGGGCATGGTGTTGTTAAGGTTTTTAGAAACAAATTATTCCTAATAGCCTTAAGGAGGATTTACGGTGATTCAGTTAACGCCGAAATTGAGAAGTACTTGAGCGGTGAGAATGGCTTCATATTCACTAATGAGAATCCATTTGACCTCTACAGGATTATTGTAGATAACTCAGTTAGAAGATACGCTAAACCAGGTGATGTACTCCAGTCTGATATAATTGTTCCAGCCGGTAACACAGGTATTAATCCAGGCCCTGTGTTAAGTAGGTTCAGTAAGCTTAAGATACCGACGCAGATTAGGGATGGTAAAATATGGGTTGCCAGGGATACTCAGGTTGCTAAGCCTGGTGATACAGTTACCCCTGAGTTAGCTGATTTACTTAGGTTAATTAACGTCAAGCCTGTTTACGAGTCACTTAAGGTTAAGGCAGTACTACTGAATGCTAAGTACATAATTAAGGGTGAGGAGTTAGCTATAGATGTTAAGGCTTATGAGGACATGTTTAAGCAGGCCGCATCATGGGCATTCAACCTTGCCGTCAACTCTGCATTACTAATACCAGAGACAATAAGCGTGCTAATAGGTAGGGCGGTGGTTGAGGCACGTAACCTAGCCATAAACGCCAATATACCCACTGCCGAATCAATAGGCTTCATATTAGCTAAGGCTCAGTCCCAGGCTAATGCTCTTGCCGCAGTCCTAGCCAATAAGGCACCTGAATTAAGTAAGTGA
- a CDS encoding glutamine synthetase family protein, whose product MPQGSVKETLSKIDPLDIWRILKSAGVKYVKPILMDIHGRPRAELMPIDAAKDILTDGMPFDGSSIPAYATVNKSDFVALPDFRSIFIESWNSAKIVDVFLSVLDDSGKPNVLDPRNVLMQTLAELAAEGMYVKMGVEVEFFIVKENGGKPELADDGLYFEGRNSAVLLNPISKILENLEALGIGWSKVHHEVAPSQYEINIPVNDPLKIADMMTIYKLMARDVAGEFNLISTFMPKPFWGINGSGAHTHISIWKDGVNLFESKTEEATEQCRYAIGGILKFARAISVLVAPTVNSYKRLVPHHEAPTRIVWGYANRSAMIRIPYYNKRVNRIEYRHPDPSMNPYLAFTAMIKAAVYGIKNKVEPPAPITDIAYDLKGVPETPVNLGEAVEEFAKSEAFNFLPSETAKAYVEVKNQEWSEYSAVYNWKETWNVITPWEYERYLKAA is encoded by the coding sequence GTGCCACAGGGTTCAGTGAAGGAAACCCTAAGTAAAATAGACCCGCTGGACATATGGAGGATACTGAAGTCAGCGGGGGTAAAGTATGTAAAACCAATACTAATGGATATACATGGTAGACCCAGGGCTGAGTTAATGCCCATAGATGCTGCAAAGGATATACTCACCGATGGAATGCCCTTCGATGGCTCATCAATACCAGCCTACGCCACCGTCAATAAGAGTGACTTCGTTGCACTGCCTGACTTCAGGTCAATATTTATTGAGAGCTGGAATAGTGCGAAGATAGTTGATGTATTCCTCAGTGTTCTTGATGATTCAGGTAAACCCAATGTACTTGACCCACGCAATGTACTTATGCAGACCCTTGCCGAATTAGCCGCTGAGGGCATGTATGTTAAAATGGGTGTTGAGGTTGAGTTCTTTATTGTTAAGGAGAATGGTGGTAAACCTGAGTTGGCTGATGACGGCTTGTACTTCGAGGGTAGGAATAGTGCCGTGTTACTTAACCCAATATCTAAGATACTTGAGAACCTTGAAGCCTTAGGTATTGGTTGGAGTAAGGTTCACCATGAGGTTGCTCCGTCGCAATATGAGATAAATATTCCGGTTAATGACCCATTGAAGATAGCTGACATGATGACTATATATAAGTTAATGGCTAGGGATGTTGCTGGGGAATTTAACCTAATCTCAACCTTCATGCCTAAGCCCTTCTGGGGGATTAACGGTAGCGGTGCACACACTCACATAAGCATATGGAAGGATGGGGTTAATCTCTTTGAATCAAAGACTGAGGAAGCCACTGAGCAGTGCCGCTATGCCATTGGGGGCATATTGAAGTTCGCTAGGGCAATAAGCGTACTAGTTGCCCCAACCGTTAACTCATATAAGAGGCTTGTACCTCATCATGAGGCGCCAACCAGGATAGTTTGGGGTTACGCGAATAGGTCAGCTATGATTAGGATACCGTATTACAATAAGAGGGTTAATAGAATTGAGTACAGGCACCCTGACCCAAGCATGAACCCGTACTTAGCCTTCACAGCAATGATTAAGGCTGCGGTTTACGGAATTAAGAATAAGGTTGAGCCACCAGCCCCAATAACTGACATAGCCTATGACTTAAAGGGGGTACCGGAAACACCGGTTAACCTTGGTGAAGCTGTTGAGGAGTTCGCCAAGAGTGAGGCCTTCAATTTCTTACCCAGTGAAACCGCTAAGGCTTACGTTGAGGTTAAGAACCAGGAGTGGAGTGAATACTCAGCCGTCTATAATTGGAAGGAGACCTGGAACGTAATAACCCCATGGGAGTATGAGAGGTACTTAAAGGCTGCGTAA
- the ilvD gene encoding dihydroxy-acid dehydratase, translating into MVSVKVKVRSSERYDGVLNATHRAFLRSIGLTDEDIAKPLMAVAVAWSEAGPCNIHTLQLASYVKEGIKTGGGAPLTVPTIVVNDNIGMGTEGMRYSLVSRDVIADTIEAQVNAHAFDGFVGIGGCDKTTPGLLMAMARLNIPSIYLYGGSAEPGFYGGRKLTIEDVHEAVGAFIVGKITEDELYNIELNAHPTYGTCAGMFTANTMAALTEALGMALPGSATPPATSARRVIYARETGLALMKVAELGIKPRDIMTYEAFENAITVLMAVGGSTNAILHLLAIAYEAGVKLTLDDFDRISRKVPYIAALRPGGDYVPAELDQVGGIPLVMSKLLKAGLLNGKVITVTGKTLEENLKDYKIPNVEHSHIVKDPSAPIKPWGGIRILKGSLAPEGAVVKVAATNIMRFEGKAKPFNSEVDAFQAIRRGEIKPGDVVIIRYEGPKGGPGMPEMLRVTSAIVGAGLGQDVALVTDGRFSGATRGLMIGHVAPEAAVGGPIAVVEEGDVVVIDVENGRLDLKLPEEEIKRRLSRWQPPPPRYRSGLLAKYASLVSSASMGAVTLPRI; encoded by the coding sequence ATGGTATCTGTAAAGGTTAAGGTCAGGAGTAGTGAGAGATATGATGGGGTCTTAAATGCCACCCATAGAGCCTTCCTAAGATCAATTGGCCTAACTGATGAAGATATCGCCAAACCCTTAATGGCTGTGGCAGTGGCCTGGAGTGAGGCTGGTCCATGCAACATACATACCCTTCAATTGGCGTCATACGTCAAGGAGGGTATTAAGACTGGTGGTGGTGCCCCATTAACTGTACCTACAATAGTTGTTAATGATAATATTGGTATGGGTACTGAGGGCATGAGGTATAGTTTAGTTAGTAGGGATGTTATAGCCGATACAATTGAGGCCCAGGTTAATGCCCACGCCTTCGATGGTTTCGTTGGTATTGGAGGATGCGATAAGACTACGCCGGGATTGTTAATGGCAATGGCTAGGTTAAACATACCCTCAATATACCTTTACGGTGGATCCGCTGAACCCGGCTTCTATGGTGGTAGGAAGTTAACCATCGAGGATGTTCATGAGGCCGTGGGAGCCTTCATAGTTGGTAAGATTACTGAGGATGAATTATATAATATTGAGTTAAACGCCCACCCAACCTATGGTACATGCGCAGGCATGTTTACAGCTAATACTATGGCAGCGTTAACGGAGGCCTTGGGTATGGCCTTACCTGGGAGCGCAACTCCCCCTGCAACATCTGCTAGGAGAGTTATCTACGCCCGTGAAACCGGCTTAGCGCTAATGAAGGTTGCCGAGCTGGGTATTAAGCCAAGGGATATAATGACTTATGAGGCCTTTGAAAACGCCATAACAGTCCTAATGGCGGTGGGTGGGTCAACTAATGCTATACTTCACTTACTGGCAATAGCATATGAGGCTGGGGTGAAATTAACCCTAGATGACTTCGATAGAATATCAAGGAAGGTACCCTACATAGCAGCCCTTAGACCTGGTGGTGACTACGTGCCAGCTGAGTTGGATCAGGTTGGTGGAATACCATTAGTAATGAGTAAGTTGCTGAAGGCCGGCTTACTTAATGGTAAGGTAATCACAGTAACCGGCAAGACCCTTGAGGAGAACCTTAAGGACTACAAGATACCTAACGTTGAGCATAGTCACATTGTTAAGGACCCATCAGCACCCATTAAACCATGGGGTGGTATAAGGATACTTAAAGGTTCACTGGCACCAGAGGGCGCTGTTGTTAAGGTTGCTGCAACCAATATAATGAGGTTTGAGGGTAAGGCTAAGCCATTTAATAGTGAGGTTGATGCATTCCAAGCAATAAGGAGGGGTGAAATTAAGCCGGGGGATGTTGTTATAATAAGGTATGAGGGGCCTAAGGGTGGACCCGGTATGCCTGAAATGCTGAGGGTTACTTCAGCAATAGTGGGTGCTGGGTTAGGGCAGGACGTTGCCCTAGTCACTGATGGAAGATTCAGTGGAGCAACCAGGGGATTAATGATTGGACACGTTGCCCCGGAGGCGGCTGTGGGTGGCCCAATAGCGGTTGTTGAGGAGGGTGATGTGGTTGTAATAGATGTTGAGAATGGTAGACTTGACTTGAAGCTCCCTGAGGAGGAGATTAAGAGAAGGCTAAGTAGGTGGCAGCCCCCACCACCAAGGTATAGGAGTGGATTACTGGCTAAGTACGCCTCACTGGTGTCCTCAGCATCAATGGGTGCGGTTACGTTACCGAGGATTTAG
- a CDS encoding GNAT family N-acetyltransferase: protein MMLKISPKDASSDEQCLILKLLCECFSDACGLVNYACNGGLMELLSNYPYYKPTWVFAVKDGNELVSTLYVIDRLIRFNGEAIRIGGVAGVCTSMRHRGKGYASNLLKYAVSELKGAYDALALFTTYGGLAYSIYRKIGFKDVYIRDYAIIPAIDMRQVSSSELSVSNVNESDADSLLRIYNAETNDLDGVLIRDSNYIRDHVIKATWLRLTRGVNATALKLINGATTLAYALITGINDDVVTVEEIASINCESTLTLLNYIVKANRAKGLRIYASPKVLKCINAQVFKIPNTYMVMSLGGFNYEEIKEPYIYRLDQW, encoded by the coding sequence ATGATGCTTAAGATTTCGCCTAAAGATGCTTCAAGCGATGAACAGTGCCTCATACTTAAGTTACTTTGCGAATGCTTTAGTGATGCCTGCGGTCTCGTTAATTATGCATGTAATGGGGGATTAATGGAATTACTCAGCAATTACCCTTACTATAAGCCTACCTGGGTATTCGCGGTGAAGGATGGTAATGAACTAGTCTCCACGCTTTATGTTATTGATCGTTTAATTAGGTTTAATGGTGAAGCAATTAGGATTGGCGGAGTCGCCGGGGTATGTACTAGTATGAGGCATAGAGGTAAGGGTTATGCCAGTAATTTACTTAAGTATGCTGTTAGTGAATTGAAGGGAGCGTATGATGCCTTAGCCTTATTCACGACTTACGGTGGCTTAGCCTACTCCATCTACAGGAAGATTGGTTTTAAGGATGTTTACATAAGGGATTACGCCATAATACCGGCCATTGACATGAGGCAGGTTAGCAGTAGCGAGTTAAGTGTTAGTAATGTTAATGAATCAGACGCAGACTCTCTCCTAAGGATTTATAATGCTGAGACTAATGATCTTGACGGAGTGTTGATTAGGGATAGTAATTACATTAGGGACCATGTTATTAAGGCTACTTGGTTAAGGTTAACAAGAGGCGTCAACGCTACTGCACTTAAATTAATTAACGGCGCCACCACCCTGGCCTACGCCTTAATCACGGGTATTAATGATGATGTAGTAACGGTGGAGGAGATTGCCTCAATTAACTGTGAATCAACATTAACCCTACTCAACTATATTGTTAAAGCCAATAGAGCCAAGGGTTTAAGGATCTATGCATCACCTAAAGTCCTCAAATGTATTAATGCCCAGGTCTTTAAAATACCGAATACATACATGGTAATGAGCCTAGGAGGCTTTAATTATGAAGAAATTAAGGAACCATACATATATAGGCTTGATCAATGGTGA